From the genome of Flavobacterium luteolum, one region includes:
- a CDS encoding response regulator gives MNGNFKRNLLISSLVSLLVLTISSVASFISIKSLLNSNFWVNHTQDVIYNLNEGSSIITEAQTSMRGYLLTGDEQFVDRFNDSEAKSNTYFEKLDELTSDNPSQTKLLEELRTKRSGFFKYLNNQIVKKRLSKETLIFDLNEGRKMMNDIKAIVKKVENTEQKLLEERNSNSERYGNYSLALIAIAFFIAFLISIVFLIRILKDYNERTLLQQELIKKDKETAERLEVISGIATQIAKGNYDVQIDDRKADTLGALGLSIHNMKDSLKDSFELLSQKEWLQSGVATLNDKMLGEKTIQKLSKDVIEFLCQYTNSSAGVLYVIDGEELTVTGGYSYIPSKNRERIKKGEGLIGQSIVSGKMLELKTLSPDDIQINYALGEIKPTHIVAMPLMDFKIEGAVELASIYGFSMLQLEFLNSVANNIGIAIKATQNRKRVMELLEETKVQSEELQIQHSELEAINAELEAQTEKLQASEEELRVQQEELEQTNEELSERSVLLEEKNTEIQKKSEALELTTRYKSEFLANMSHELRTPLNSILLLSRLLSENNNKTMNNEEIEFAKVIQSSGNSLLGLIDEILDLSKIEAGKMDLEFLDVSTKEITDNLHNLFYLVAKEKGINFEIIAKEAPIVIKTDKMRLEQILKNLISNAIKFTEKGTVSLEIKVDTDDDKIICFIVKDTGIGIPIEKQPLIFEAFQQADGSTKRKYGGTGLGLSISRELAKLLRGEIILHSKVNEGSTFTLCLPKLGFAINKVSVNKIPHAEEIEVTTESEEEKPKYISEVIPQEIEDDRDSIVEGDKVILIVEDDINFAKSLLAFTQKKGYKGVVAVRGDYALNFALIYRPIGILLDIELPIKSGWQVLEELKNHSHTKHISVHIMSSHKLKQESLLKGAVDFLDKPVAFDRIPDVFKRIEHIINKESQKVLIIEDNPQHAKALAYFLETYNINSEIKSEVSEGLSSLGKEEVDCVILDMGIPDKQAYEILDGVKKSPGLENLPVIVFTGKSLSIKEELKIKKYADSIIVKTAHSYQRMLDEVSLFLHLVENKKEGNAGKESSKKLNSLNNILFEKKVLIVDDDVRNIYSLSKALEAFKMNVITAFDGKEAIKILNENPDTDVVLLDMMMPNMDGYETAEKIRSNPKFLNLAVIAVTAKAMTGDREKCIKAGASDYITKPVDVDQLLSLLRVWLYDKI, from the coding sequence ATGAATGGTAATTTTAAAAGAAATTTATTAATCAGTTCACTAGTTTCACTGCTTGTACTTACTATTAGTTCTGTTGCCTCTTTTATTAGTATTAAAAGTTTACTAAACAGTAACTTTTGGGTAAACCATACGCAGGATGTAATCTATAACCTAAACGAAGGTTCATCGATTATTACAGAAGCCCAAACCAGCATGAGAGGCTATCTGCTTACAGGAGACGAACAGTTTGTGGACCGTTTTAATGATTCGGAAGCCAAATCAAATACTTATTTTGAAAAGTTAGATGAACTTACGTCTGACAATCCCTCACAGACAAAATTACTAGAAGAATTACGTACCAAACGCTCCGGTTTCTTTAAATATTTGAATAATCAGATTGTAAAAAAACGATTAAGCAAAGAAACACTGATTTTCGACTTGAATGAAGGTCGAAAAATGATGAATGACATTAAGGCAATCGTCAAAAAAGTTGAAAATACAGAACAAAAACTTTTAGAAGAACGTAATTCAAATTCAGAACGTTACGGAAATTATAGTTTGGCTTTAATTGCCATTGCTTTCTTTATAGCTTTTCTTATTTCTATTGTTTTCCTAATCAGAATTCTGAAAGATTACAACGAGAGAACTTTACTGCAGCAAGAATTAATAAAAAAAGATAAAGAAACAGCCGAAAGACTTGAAGTAATAAGCGGCATTGCGACACAAATTGCTAAAGGAAATTACGATGTCCAAATTGATGATAGAAAAGCTGATACTTTAGGTGCTTTGGGATTGTCTATTCATAACATGAAAGATTCATTAAAAGATTCTTTCGAATTATTGTCCCAAAAAGAATGGCTTCAATCAGGCGTTGCGACGTTGAATGATAAAATGCTGGGCGAAAAAACAATTCAGAAATTATCTAAAGATGTAATCGAATTTTTGTGCCAGTATACCAACAGCAGTGCAGGAGTTTTGTATGTGATTGATGGTGAAGAATTGACTGTTACGGGAGGTTATAGTTATATACCAAGTAAAAACAGAGAACGAATCAAGAAAGGCGAGGGGTTGATTGGGCAATCTATTGTTTCTGGAAAAATGTTGGAGTTAAAAACACTTTCTCCAGACGATATTCAGATCAATTATGCATTGGGAGAAATAAAACCAACCCATATCGTGGCAATGCCATTAATGGATTTCAAGATTGAAGGAGCGGTTGAGCTGGCTAGCATATACGGATTTTCGATGCTGCAGCTTGAATTCTTAAATAGCGTAGCCAATAATATTGGAATTGCGATTAAGGCGACCCAAAACCGTAAACGAGTAATGGAACTTCTAGAAGAAACCAAAGTTCAGTCTGAAGAACTTCAAATTCAGCACAGCGAATTGGAAGCGATAAATGCAGAGTTAGAAGCGCAGACAGAAAAATTACAGGCTTCAGAAGAAGAACTTCGCGTGCAGCAGGAAGAGTTGGAACAAACCAACGAAGAACTTTCTGAAAGAAGCGTTTTATTAGAAGAAAAAAACACCGAAATTCAGAAAAAATCAGAAGCTTTGGAGCTGACTACGCGTTACAAATCGGAGTTTTTGGCTAATATGTCGCACGAATTGAGAACACCGCTGAATTCTATTTTATTGTTAAGCCGTTTGCTGTCTGAAAACAACAATAAAACGATGAACAATGAAGAAATCGAATTTGCGAAAGTGATTCAGAGTTCAGGAAACAGTTTATTAGGCTTAATTGATGAAATTCTAGATTTATCTAAAATTGAAGCTGGAAAAATGGATCTGGAATTCTTAGATGTTTCAACTAAAGAAATTACAGATAATCTTCATAACTTGTTTTATTTGGTTGCAAAAGAAAAGGGAATTAATTTTGAAATTATTGCCAAAGAAGCGCCAATTGTTATTAAAACAGACAAAATGCGTTTGGAGCAGATTTTGAAAAACCTGATTTCGAATGCGATTAAATTTACCGAAAAAGGAACTGTTTCTCTTGAAATTAAAGTCGATACAGACGATGATAAAATAATCTGCTTTATTGTAAAAGATACCGGAATCGGAATTCCGATCGAAAAACAGCCATTGATTTTTGAAGCTTTCCAGCAAGCGGATGGTTCAACAAAACGTAAATATGGCGGAACTGGTTTAGGACTTTCAATCAGTCGTGAATTGGCTAAATTATTACGTGGAGAAATTATTCTTCATAGTAAAGTTAACGAAGGAAGTACTTTTACATTGTGCCTTCCAAAGTTAGGATTTGCTATCAACAAGGTTTCGGTAAATAAAATTCCGCATGCAGAAGAAATCGAAGTAACAACTGAAAGTGAAGAGGAAAAACCAAAATACATCAGTGAAGTTATTCCGCAAGAAATTGAAGACGACAGAGATTCAATTGTCGAAGGCGATAAAGTCATTTTGATTGTAGAAGACGATATCAATTTTGCAAAATCGTTGTTGGCTTTCACACAGAAAAAAGGATACAAAGGAGTAGTGGCAGTAAGAGGTGATTATGCTTTAAATTTTGCATTAATTTACAGACCAATCGGAATCTTATTGGATATAGAACTTCCAATAAAAAGCGGATGGCAGGTTTTAGAAGAGCTAAAAAATCATTCTCATACCAAACATATTTCGGTGCATATTATGTCTTCGCATAAACTGAAACAGGAAAGTCTGCTAAAAGGAGCTGTAGATTTCTTAGATAAACCAGTTGCTTTTGACCGAATTCCAGATGTTTTCAAACGTATTGAACACATTATAAACAAAGAATCGCAGAAGGTTTTAATTATTGAAGACAATCCGCAACATGCAAAAGCATTGGCGTATTTCTTGGAAACGTATAATATTAACTCGGAGATTAAAAGCGAAGTTTCAGAAGGTTTATCTTCTTTAGGAAAAGAAGAGGTAGACTGTGTAATTCTAGATATGGGAATTCCAGACAAGCAGGCTTACGAAATTCTAGACGGTGTTAAAAAAAGTCCAGGTTTAGAGAATCTTCCGGTAATTGTTTTTACAGGAAAAAGCCTTTCTATAAAAGAAGAATTAAAAATTAAGAAATATGCCGATTCTATCATTGTAAAAACGGCACATTCGTACCAAAGAATGCTCGATGAGGTTTCGCTTTTCCTTCACTTAGTAGAAAATAAAAAAGAAGGAAATGCAGGAAAAGAAAGCAGTAAAAAACTGAATTCGTTAAACAATATTTTATTTGAGAAAAAAGTATTAATTGTGGATGATGATGTACGAAACATCTACTCGCTTTCAAAAGCTTTAGAAGCATTTAAAATGAATGTTATTACAGCTTTTGACGGAAAAGAGGCAATTAAGATTCTGAATGAAAATCCAGATACAGATGTGGTGCTTTTAGATATGATGATGCCAAATATGGACGGTTACGAAACAGCAGAAAAGATTAGAAGCAATCCTAAATTTCTTAACTTAGCAGTAATCGCTGTAACAGCTAAAGCTATGACAGGCGATAGAGAAAAATGTATTAAGGCGGGAGCTTCAGATTATATTACAAAACCGGTCGATGTCGATCAGTTGTTATCGCTGCTTCGAGTTTGGTTATACGATAAAATCTAA
- a CDS encoding response regulator: MEKKKVLIVDDDSRNIFALVNTLKAKSFDCLSCLSAEEALKILAKDNSIDAVLLDMMMPEMDGYEAIPLIKAIPSQENTFVVAVTAQAMTGDKEKCLQAGADAYISKPVDVDKLLHILGEI; encoded by the coding sequence ATGGAAAAGAAAAAAGTATTGATTGTAGATGACGATTCTAGAAATATTTTTGCTTTAGTAAATACTTTAAAAGCAAAATCTTTTGACTGTTTGTCTTGTTTAAGTGCCGAAGAAGCCCTGAAAATATTAGCAAAAGATAATTCAATTGACGCCGTTTTATTGGATATGATGATGCCCGAAATGGACGGTTACGAGGCGATTCCGCTTATTAAAGCCATTCCCTCGCAAGAGAATACTTTTGTAGTTGCCGTAACAGCGCAAGCTATGACAGGAGATAAAGAAAAATGTTTACAAGCCGGAGCAGATGCATACATCTCAAAACCTGTGGATGTAGATAAATTACTTCACATCTTGGGAGAAATTTAA
- a CDS encoding CheR family methyltransferase produces the protein MIEDIELETLINEVYEYYGFDFGSYSRASLKRRVSRVFTLDGFKHFHEFLSKVRTDPEYCKKMIDEITVNVTEMFRDPSFYQTLRKEILPLLGTKPFIRIWHAGCSTGEEVYSMAIMLKEEGLLHKSLLYATDINATVLETAKSGIFPLRMIKDYADNYREAGGQEDFSDYYIANYGFAKFNENLSEKMVFSQHNLVSDTSFNEFDLILCRNVLIYFDNNLQKRVVNLFDDSLAVLGFLALGTKETIKYSISQTKYKQFDKEKIWRKIKE, from the coding sequence ATGATTGAAGATATTGAATTAGAAACTCTCATTAATGAAGTTTACGAATATTATGGTTTTGATTTTGGAAGTTATTCAAGAGCATCACTTAAAAGACGTGTAAGCAGGGTATTTACTTTGGATGGATTCAAGCATTTTCATGAATTTTTGTCTAAAGTCCGTACCGATCCGGAATATTGCAAAAAAATGATTGACGAAATAACGGTTAACGTTACAGAGATGTTTCGTGATCCGTCTTTTTATCAAACCCTTCGAAAAGAAATTCTCCCTTTACTAGGAACCAAACCTTTTATTAGAATCTGGCATGCCGGATGTTCTACGGGAGAAGAAGTGTATTCGATGGCCATTATGCTCAAAGAAGAAGGCTTGCTGCACAAATCATTATTGTATGCAACAGACATAAATGCAACGGTTTTGGAAACAGCCAAAAGCGGTATTTTTCCGTTGAGAATGATAAAAGATTATGCCGATAATTACCGTGAGGCGGGCGGTCAGGAAGATTTTTCAGATTATTATATTGCCAATTACGGGTTTGCAAAATTTAATGAAAACCTATCGGAGAAAATGGTTTTCTCGCAGCATAATCTGGTTTCAGATACTTCGTTCAACGAATTTGACCTGATTTTATGCCGTAATGTTTTAATTTATTTTGATAATAATCTGCAGAAAAGAGTAGTCAATCTTTTTGATGACAGTCTGGCCGTTTTGGGCTTTTTAGCTCTCGGAACAAAAGAAACTATAAAGTATTCTATATCTCAAACCAAATACAAACAATTTGATAAGGAGAAAATATGGAGGAAAATAAAAGAATAA
- a CDS encoding chemotaxis protein CheB codes for MEENKRITNCKVVIIGGSAGSLQALLQILPFLDKAVSFAIVIVVHRKNSDEQTLEDLIALKTKIGVKEVEDKVKLKPGFIYIAPSNYHLLFEKNETLSLDISEKINYSRPSIDVSFESAAEVYGESLVGILLSGSNSDGTVGLRAIQTAGGISVVQNPLSADMPFMPNNAILHTTPDFILNTEEILEFIKEINIADF; via the coding sequence ATGGAGGAAAATAAAAGAATAACAAATTGTAAAGTAGTTATAATTGGAGGTTCGGCTGGAAGTTTGCAGGCATTATTGCAGATTTTACCATTTTTAGATAAAGCAGTTTCTTTCGCAATTGTCATTGTTGTTCACAGAAAAAACTCAGACGAACAAACTCTAGAAGACTTAATCGCTTTAAAAACAAAAATAGGCGTAAAAGAAGTAGAAGATAAAGTAAAACTCAAACCAGGATTTATTTATATCGCGCCTTCTAATTATCATTTATTATTTGAAAAAAACGAAACCTTGTCTTTAGATATTTCAGAAAAAATAAACTACAGTAGACCAAGCATAGACGTTTCTTTTGAGTCTGCTGCAGAGGTTTATGGTGAAAGTTTAGTTGGCATTTTACTTTCGGGTTCCAATTCGGATGGAACGGTTGGATTGAGAGCAATTCAGACAGCTGGCGGAATAAGCGTTGTACAGAATCCGCTTTCTGCAGATATGCCTTTTATGCCCAATAATGCCATTTTGCATACGACACCAGATTTTATTCTAAATACAGAAGAGATTCTGGAGTTTATAAAAGAAATTAATATTGCTGATTTTTGA
- a CDS encoding porin family protein codes for MKKSVVIVFTFFCISSAQSQVLISLIFGDKLNSEFLEFGLEGGANFSTISNMGSSALNPGFNLGFYFDFRYKKNPAWMINTGVIVKSPMGAKDIPVYSLNDENLDNTFAGGHVNREIRYFNVPILIKYQFKNNIYLKAGPQFGLLAKAFDEFKNEINNDDVVYKKNIRDQIHVIDAGLAFGAGYHMNVGHGLNITVQYYLGLVTVMKGDGPNNQYNRSLYVTAGLPIGKGKAAQRRAEKEAELNKVVLPEDEKK; via the coding sequence ATGAAAAAAAGTGTAGTAATCGTTTTTACCTTCTTTTGCATTAGTTCTGCCCAGTCCCAAGTCTTGATTTCCTTAATCTTTGGAGATAAACTCAACTCAGAGTTTTTAGAATTTGGTCTTGAAGGCGGTGCTAATTTTTCTACTATTTCCAATATGGGATCGTCTGCTTTAAACCCAGGTTTTAATCTTGGTTTTTACTTTGACTTCAGGTATAAGAAAAATCCAGCTTGGATGATCAATACTGGAGTAATCGTAAAATCGCCTATGGGAGCCAAAGATATTCCGGTGTATTCTTTAAATGATGAAAATCTAGACAATACTTTTGCAGGCGGACATGTAAATCGTGAAATACGTTATTTTAATGTTCCGATACTAATCAAATACCAATTCAAAAACAATATCTACCTTAAAGCTGGTCCACAATTTGGTTTGTTAGCCAAAGCATTTGATGAGTTTAAAAACGAAATCAACAATGACGATGTGGTATATAAGAAAAACATCAGAGATCAAATTCATGTTATAGATGCCGGACTTGCCTTTGGTGCTGGTTATCACATGAATGTTGGTCATGGCTTAAATATCACCGTTCAATATTACTTAGGACTTGTGACAGTAATGAAAGGAGATGGTCCAAATAATCAATACAACAGATCTTTGTATGTCACTGCAGGATTGCCAATTGGAAAAGGAAAAGCAGCGCAAAGAAGAGCTGAAAAAGAAGCTGAATTAAATAAAGTGGTGCTTCCAGAAGATGAAAAAAAATAA
- a CDS encoding efflux RND transporter permease subunit, protein MLDKIIQFSIRNKFVILLFTLALIAWGSYSLKNLPLDALPDVTNNQVQIITTAPTLASQEVEQLITYPLERAVKTVPNIIELRSISRFGLSVVTVVFEDDVDIYWAREQIFQRLKQAEENIPDYVNSPELAPISTGLGEIYQYDVYAKKGYENKYSAVELRTIQDWIIIPQLQGIRGVADVSTWGGKLKQFEIAVNPNMLNSLGVTITEIFDALEKNNQNTGGAYIEKDQYTYFIRGVGMAKGVKDLENVVVKNRNGSPVLVRNVAQVREGVALRYGASTKDGKGEIVSGMVLMLKGENSSAVVNRVHEKMAQINKSLPEGVVAEAFIDRGKLVDNSIRTVAKNLLEGALIVIFVLILFLGNLRAGLIVASVIPLAMLFAVILMNAFGVSGNLISLGAIDFGIIVDGAVIIVEATMHHLQQFKNKKELTQEEMDDEVYNSASKIRNSAAFGEIIILIVYLPILALIGTEGKMFKPMAMTVGFAIIGAFILSLTYIPMMSALFLSKKTEHKENFSDRMIAWLESRYTPLLKKALEFKKVVLSIAVGLFAFAFIVFQNMGGEFIPTIEEGDLAINATIMTGSSLTQMVETTTKYEQILKAKFPEIKTIVTKIGSGEIPTDPMPIESGDLIIVLKDKKEWKGKYHNWEDLANAMKEEMEIIPGANIEISQPIQMRFNELMTGSRSDIAIKIFGDDLEILDAKATELISKIKGIEGIGDLKADKVTGLPQITIKYDYDKIALYGLNISDINQIIRSSFAGEVAGKIYDESKRFDVVVRMDENNRADITDVSNLFIPLPSGQQVPLSQVASVDYEQGPVQVIREDGKRRITVGLNVRGRDIKSVVEEIQAKLDKSFKLPAGYYVTYGGQFENLIEASKRLSVALPIALGLILVLLYFTFKSAKQALLIFSAIPLSAIGGVFALSLRGMPFSISAGIGFIALFGIAVLNGIVLISYFNQLKTEGILDPFQRVLIGTKTRLRPVLMTAAVASLGFLPMALSTSGGAEVQKPLATVVIGGLISATLLTLIVLPILYLLLERGFNRKER, encoded by the coding sequence ATGTTAGATAAAATCATTCAGTTTAGTATACGAAATAAATTCGTCATACTATTATTTACCCTTGCACTCATTGCTTGGGGAAGCTATTCGCTTAAAAATTTACCGCTCGACGCCCTGCCAGATGTAACCAACAATCAGGTACAGATTATTACCACTGCACCAACATTGGCGAGTCAGGAAGTAGAGCAATTAATTACGTATCCTTTAGAACGAGCTGTAAAGACAGTTCCCAATATTATAGAACTTCGCAGTATTTCTCGTTTTGGATTATCGGTTGTAACCGTTGTTTTTGAAGACGATGTAGATATTTACTGGGCTCGCGAACAAATATTTCAACGTTTAAAACAAGCCGAAGAAAACATTCCAGATTATGTAAACTCTCCAGAATTAGCGCCAATTTCTACAGGGTTGGGAGAAATTTACCAATACGATGTTTATGCCAAAAAAGGGTATGAAAACAAGTACAGTGCAGTTGAGCTAAGAACAATTCAGGATTGGATTATTATTCCGCAATTGCAGGGAATCCGCGGTGTTGCCGATGTAAGTACTTGGGGTGGAAAACTGAAACAGTTCGAAATTGCCGTAAATCCGAATATGCTAAACAGTCTCGGTGTAACGATTACTGAAATTTTTGATGCTTTAGAAAAAAACAATCAAAATACAGGTGGAGCATACATCGAAAAAGATCAGTACACTTATTTTATTCGAGGCGTCGGAATGGCAAAAGGCGTAAAAGATCTCGAAAATGTTGTAGTTAAAAACCGAAACGGATCGCCAGTTTTGGTGCGCAATGTGGCGCAAGTACGCGAAGGAGTAGCGTTGCGTTACGGTGCTTCAACCAAAGATGGAAAAGGAGAAATTGTTTCCGGAATGGTTTTAATGCTCAAAGGAGAGAATTCTAGTGCTGTCGTAAATCGTGTTCACGAAAAAATGGCTCAGATTAACAAAAGCCTTCCAGAAGGTGTTGTTGCCGAGGCCTTTATAGACAGAGGAAAATTGGTAGACAATTCTATTAGAACCGTTGCGAAGAATTTATTAGAAGGTGCATTAATAGTGATTTTTGTTCTGATTTTATTCTTAGGAAATCTTCGTGCAGGATTGATTGTTGCTTCTGTAATTCCGCTGGCAATGCTTTTTGCTGTTATTTTAATGAATGCTTTTGGAGTAAGTGGAAACCTGATCAGTCTTGGAGCCATAGATTTCGGAATCATAGTCGACGGAGCCGTAATTATTGTGGAAGCCACGATGCATCATCTGCAGCAATTCAAAAACAAAAAAGAATTGACGCAGGAAGAAATGGATGATGAAGTTTACAATTCGGCTTCAAAAATCAGGAACAGCGCCGCTTTTGGTGAGATAATTATCTTGATTGTGTATCTGCCAATTCTAGCTTTAATTGGAACCGAAGGAAAAATGTTTAAACCAATGGCCATGACAGTTGGTTTTGCCATTATCGGAGCATTTATTCTTTCGCTGACGTATATTCCGATGATGAGCGCTTTGTTTCTTTCGAAAAAAACAGAACACAAAGAAAACTTTAGCGACCGCATGATTGCTTGGCTAGAAAGCCGTTATACGCCTTTATTGAAAAAAGCCTTAGAATTTAAAAAAGTAGTGCTTTCTATTGCTGTTGGATTATTTGCTTTTGCTTTTATTGTTTTCCAGAATATGGGTGGCGAATTTATCCCGACAATCGAAGAAGGCGATTTAGCAATCAATGCCACAATTATGACAGGAAGTTCGCTGACGCAAATGGTGGAAACTACTACGAAATATGAGCAGATTCTGAAAGCTAAATTCCCAGAAATCAAGACCATTGTCACCAAAATAGGAAGCGGTGAAATCCCGACCGATCCGATGCCGATTGAAAGCGGGGATTTGATTATTGTTTTAAAAGACAAAAAGGAATGGAAAGGAAAATATCATAATTGGGAAGATTTGGCCAATGCCATGAAAGAGGAAATGGAGATTATTCCTGGAGCAAATATTGAGATTTCTCAGCCTATTCAGATGCGTTTTAATGAGCTAATGACAGGAAGTCGTTCTGATATTGCGATCAAGATTTTTGGTGACGATTTGGAAATCTTAGATGCTAAAGCGACTGAGTTAATTTCGAAAATTAAGGGAATTGAAGGAATCGGGGATTTAAAAGCTGATAAAGTAACAGGATTACCTCAAATTACCATCAAGTACGATTATGATAAAATCGCGTTGTACGGACTCAATATTTCAGATATCAATCAAATTATTCGTTCCTCTTTTGCTGGAGAAGTTGCCGGAAAGATTTATGACGAAAGCAAAAGGTTTGATGTAGTGGTGAGAATGGACGAAAATAATCGCGCTGATATTACTGATGTAAGCAATCTTTTTATTCCACTTCCAAGTGGACAGCAAGTGCCGCTTTCTCAGGTTGCTTCTGTGGATTATGAACAAGGTCCTGTGCAGGTTATCCGCGAAGACGGAAAACGAAGAATCACGGTTGGATTAAACGTTCGTGGAAGAGATATTAAAAGTGTTGTCGAAGAAATTCAAGCAAAATTGGATAAAAGTTTTAAACTTCCGGCGGGTTATTATGTTACTTACGGTGGACAATTCGAAAATCTGATCGAAGCTTCAAAAAGACTTTCTGTAGCCTTGCCAATTGCTTTGGGACTAATTTTGGTCTTGTTGTATTTTACGTTTAAAAGCGCCAAACAAGCATTGCTGATTTTTAGTGCGATTCCGTTATCGGCGATCGGAGGTGTTTTTGCACTTTCACTGAGAGGAATGCCGTTTAGTATTTCTGCTGGAATTGGGTTTATCGCCTTATTTGGAATAGCCGTTTTAAACGGAATTGTATTGATTTCGTATTTCAATCAATTAAAGACAGAAGGAATTTTAGATCCGTTTCAGCGCGTTCTTATTGGAACCAAAACTCGTTTACGTCCCGTTTTAATGACCGCAGCCGTAGCTTCATTAGGATTTTTGCCAATGGCATTATCTACAAGTGGGGGAGCAGAAGTGCAGAAGCCTTTAGCAACTGTAGTAATCGGCGGATTAATCTCAGCAACTTTATTGACGTTAATCGTTTTGCCGATTTTGTATTTATTGTTGGAGCGTGGGTTTAACCGCAAAGAACGCTAA
- a CDS encoding TolC family protein codes for MKNLLCSLRKITFANFAHPLRTLRLNELLLANKVLWLSAFLLASTATFAQQTISLEKAIELAKSNNIDLKIADKEIEKQTVLKKAAFQPDPLQVQYQGGQFNSADYDHNVSVQQFFPLGNITKANRQLQEELAKLAEKRKALSSYEIEKAVTLAYYQYLYGVSVQKLNSELNAIYTKFLKNAELRFKTGESGNIEVISAKAKVKEIETQKAQLEYDLTIYQKQLQFFIQTDENVIPDSNTALQYNFAENQENTKAETLMTDLYQQQISVYQKEAGTFKALRTPKVGLGYFAQTINTESLFQGFTAGLQIPLFGGVNTTKAKAAEISISQSQLALDRNKMMLNLQKEELQNNFKKQQKNMAYFQNEGLHYADQIIETAQKSYANGDMSYWSYISFLNQAIDIKKQFAEATHSYNQSAIELQFPTIKNN; via the coding sequence ATGAAAAATTTATTATGCAGTTTAAGAAAGATAACCTTTGCGAACTTCGCGCATCCTTTGCGAACTTTGCGGTTAAATGAGTTGCTATTAGCAAATAAGGTTTTGTGGTTAAGTGCATTCCTATTAGCAAGTACAGCAACATTTGCACAGCAAACCATAAGTCTAGAAAAAGCAATAGAACTAGCCAAATCAAACAACATCGACTTAAAAATCGCTGACAAAGAAATCGAGAAACAAACCGTTCTCAAAAAAGCAGCATTTCAGCCCGATCCACTTCAGGTGCAGTATCAAGGCGGGCAGTTTAATAGCGCCGATTACGACCATAATGTTTCGGTACAGCAGTTTTTTCCGTTAGGAAATATTACTAAAGCCAATCGACAATTGCAGGAAGAATTGGCAAAACTGGCCGAGAAAAGAAAAGCTCTGTCTTCATATGAGATTGAAAAAGCGGTGACATTGGCGTACTATCAATATTTGTATGGAGTTTCTGTCCAGAAACTTAATTCAGAATTGAATGCTATTTACACCAAGTTCTTAAAGAACGCCGAACTTCGTTTTAAAACGGGAGAAAGCGGGAACATCGAAGTGATTAGTGCCAAAGCCAAAGTAAAAGAAATTGAGACCCAGAAAGCGCAGTTAGAATACGATTTGACAATTTATCAGAAGCAATTGCAGTTTTTTATCCAAACAGATGAAAATGTAATTCCAGATTCTAATACTGCTTTGCAATACAACTTTGCAGAAAATCAGGAAAATACAAAAGCAGAAACGCTAATGACCGATTTGTATCAGCAGCAGATTTCGGTTTATCAAAAAGAAGCGGGAACGTTTAAAGCTTTGCGTACGCCCAAAGTAGGATTAGGATATTTTGCTCAGACAATAAATACAGAATCTTTGTTTCAAGGTTTTACAGCCGGGTTACAGATTCCGTTGTTTGGCGGTGTTAATACGACAAAGGCTAAAGCAGCTGAAATCAGTATCTCGCAGTCACAATTAGCTTTAGATCGAAATAAAATGATGCTGAATCTGCAGAAAGAAGAATTGCAGAATAATTTCAAAAAACAGCAGAAAAACATGGCGTATTTCCAAAATGAAGGCTTGCATTATGCCGATCAGATTATTGAAACGGCTCAGAAAAGTTATGCCAATGGCGATATGAGTTATTGGTCGTATATCAGCTTTTTAAATCAGGCCATCGATATAAAAAAGCAATTTGCAGAAGCGACACACAGCTATAATCAAAGCGCTATCGAACTTCAATTTCCAACTATCAAAAACAATTAA